The nucleotide window AGTGTGCCTACCACCGTCGAAGGCTGCCCATCCCGCTTGTTGCGCCTGCTCTGCCAGCACGGACAGTAGCGCGCGCCCCGTTGTCTCGGTGTAGTGACCATCCCGGATCAGTTTCTTGGTGGCGAGGTGCTCGCCGAGATAGACGCGATAGGTGTCACCCCCGCCCAGTACGTCGTCTAGACGTCGGAGACGTTCCGTGCGCTTCCGTAGTTGCTCGGGAATTGCACGGCCGATCCGGCCTCCAGCCTTGAGCTGATCGATCTCAGGCAGGCCGACGGCCAGTCCAGCACTGGCCGATGCCTTGAAGAACTCTCTACGACGCACAGCGTCTTCTCCGTCCCGGCTCTCGGTGATGGTGCCTGCTGGCACGCGAGGGACTTGGCCAGAAGGTTCGGACTCCCACGTGCGGGGAGCAAGGCCGAGCATGTGGCCGGGGATGCGTAAGGCATCTGCGATCTTGGCGATTTTTTCAAATGTCGTGATGCTGCCCTGACCACGAGCCAAAGCGCCAACACGTTCCGGCTTGATGTCACACTCAGCCGCGATCTTCGAATAGCTGATACCGGCCTTGCTGCGTGCGAGATGGAACACTGCACCGAAGTCGTGTGCAGCAATCGCTGTGCTCACGTCTTTGCGGTTCAGGAAGTCCCGCGGTAATGCTGTCGCCGGTTGGTAAGCAGTCATGGCACGCCCCGTTGCGCCTGCTGGTATCAGTGTGTCGCAATGACCTGGTCGGAGCCTACCCATGATGGGGATACCCATGGATGGGAAGGCGGCAGGTTGTGCATGGCAGGACAGTTGCGGTGATGAGACCCCCGCGACCGCGGTTCGACGGCCCGGGGGGCTGGACAACCTGAGGAAAGCAGGTCGGCATGCCGCACTGTATCGCCCGTATCTTCGAGGCTCTG belongs to Streptomyces sp. NBC_01454 and includes:
- a CDS encoding XRE family transcriptional regulator, encoding MTAYQPATALPRDFLNRKDVSTAIAAHDFGAVFHLARSKAGISYSKIAAECDIKPERVGALARGQGSITTFEKIAKIADALRIPGHMLGLAPRTWESEPSGQVPRVPAGTITESRDGEDAVRRREFFKASASAGLAVGLPEIDQLKAGGRIGRAIPEQLRKRTERLRRLDDVLGGGDTYRVYLGEHLATKKLIRDGHYTETTGRALLSVLAEQAQQAGWAAFDGGRHTDASSLYEDSYQAAIQAGDNSLAGNALAFLAYQKISGDRKAGIEIAVTACRTAGPEAPPGVRALLYERLAWAYAIANQASSAEEALSDAETALEESAGTPQPDWVAWVDRNELQIMTGRCWAELRRPLRAVPALESALTEYGDIHARDKSLYLSWLADSYISAGEIEQAASTTSRALELSAGVASVRPRHRIAPTLRRLSSHRELPAVAEVLEQAQAS